A genomic window from Silene latifolia isolate original U9 population chromosome 11, ASM4854445v1, whole genome shotgun sequence includes:
- the LOC141611693 gene encoding putative xyloglucan endotransglucosylase/hydrolase protein 23 — MASSSFSILFTTILLATLVVSTLANFDNEFDITFGDGRARVLNNGQDLTLSLDKYSGSGFRSKNEYLFGKIDMQIKLVPGNSAGSVTTYYLSSMGSAHDEIDFEFLGNVTGQPYTLHTNVFAQGKGNREQQFHLWFDPTEDFHTYSILWNPQRIVFSVDGIPIREFKNMESKGVSFPKDQPMRVYSSLWNADDWATQGGRVKADWSQAPFTASFKAYKAEACVWASGTSSCGSVPSATSGSGWLNQELDSASVERMNWVHKNYMIYNYCADVQRFPQGLPAECANTS, encoded by the coding sequence ATGGCTTCTTCCTCATTCTCTATTCTTTTCACCACAATTTTGTTAGCCACTTTGGTGGTTTCAACTCTAGCCAACTTTGATAATGAGTTTGATATTACATTCGGAGACGGTCGAGCCAGGGTTCTCAACAATGGTCAAGATCTCACCCTTTCTTTAGACAAGTACTCTGGCTCCGGCTTTAGGTCCAAGAATGAGTACCTGTTTGGTAAGATTGATATGCAAATAAAACTCGTACCTGGCAACTCTGCTGGGAGTGTCACTACTTACTATCTGTCGTCCATGGGGTCTGCCCATGACGAGATAGATTTCGAGTTTTTGGGAAATGTGACGGGTCAGCCTTACACTCTACACACCAATGTGTTTGCTCAAGGGAAAGGCAACCGTGAACAGCAGTTTCATTTATGGTTCGACCCAACAGAGGATTTCCATACCTACTCAATCCTTTGGAATCCGCAAAGAATTGTGTTTTCGGTTGATGGGATTCCTATCAGAGAATTTAAGAACATGGAGTCAAAGGGAGTGTCATTCCCTAAGGACCAACCAATGAGGGTCTACTCCAGCTTGTGGAATGCTGATGATTGGGCAACACAAGGTGGTCGGGTTAAAGCGGATTGGTCTCAAGCTCCATTCACCGCGTCTTTTAAAGCCTACAAGGCTGAGGCTTGCGTTTGGGCTTCGGGTACTTCCTCTTGTGGTTCAGTTCCCTCCGCGACCTCAGGTTCGGGGTGGTTGAACCAGGAGCTAGATTCAGCGAGCGTAGAAAGGATGAACTGGGTACATAAAAATTATATGATCTACAATTATTGTGCTGATGTTCAAAGGTTTCCTCAAGGTCTCCCTGCAGAATGCGCCAATACCTCCTAG
- the LOC141611692 gene encoding putative protein phosphatase 2C 57, which translates to MNVMAYQMEKLEIIDGCGDNGNSIEVHSLPPNPIAAAHRQCYTATLIRHPSLIKTLDLPIEPLSITSCEAVFLPSVRSGAWTDIGFRSNMEDVYICHDDFVNHYGLEYISDGPNAFYGVFDGHGGKHAADFAGCHLPRFIFEDVNFPTEIERVLTSAFLQTDNAFAEACSLDTRLDSGTTALTALVVGRSLFVANAGDCRAVLCRRGKAIEMSRDHKPQCYREKQRIEACGGSVYDGYLNGQLNIARALGDWHMEGMKGSGGGPLTAEPELMNIELTPNDEFLIIGCDGLWDVFRSQNAIDFARRRLQEHNDPVMCSKELVEEALKRDSGDNLTVVVVCFQPSPPPNLVAPRPRVQRSISAQGLKELQSCLDMLEK; encoded by the exons ATGAATGTTATGGCATATCAAATGGAGAAACTTGAGATAATTGATGGTTGTGGAGATAATGGGAATTCAATCGAGGTTCATTCTCTTCCGCCAAACCCCATTGCTGCTGCTCATCGTCAATGTTATACTGCCACTCTGATTCGACACCCGTCTCTT ATAAAAACGCTGGATCTCCCTATTGAGCCCCTGAGCATTACTAGCTGTGAGGCTGTATTTCTTCCCTCTGTCCGATCTGGTGCATGGACAGATATTGGGTTTCGTTCCAACATGGAGGATGTGTATATTTGTCATGACGACTTCGTAAATCACTACGGGCTTGAATATATCAGTGATGGGCCAAATGCCTTTTATGGG GTGTTTGATGGTCATGGAGGCAAGCATGCGGCTGATTTTGCCGGCTGTCATTTGCCGCGTTTCATTTTTGAGGATGTGAACTTCCCTACAGAAATAGAGAGGGTTCTTACCTCTGCCTTTTTACAGACAGACAATGCTTTTGCTGAAGCATGCTCGCTGGATACCAGGCTCGACTCTGGTACGACTGCCCTGACGGCTCTTGTAGTTGGGAG GTCATTGTTTGTGGCCAATGCCGGCGATTGCCGAGCAGTACTATGTCGAAGGGGAAAAGCAATTGAGATGTCGAGGGATCACAAACCACAATGCTACCGAGAGAAGCAACGGATTGAAGCTTGTGGAGGATCAGTATATGATGGCTACCTCAATGGCCAACTCAATATTGCTCGCGCTCTTGGTGATTGGCATATGGAAGGAATGAAGGGTTCTGGTGGCGGGCCATTAACAGCTGAGCCCGAGCTTATGAATATCGAGTTGACCCCCAATGATGAATTTCTAATAATAGGATGTGACGGGCTGTGGGATGTTTTCAGGAGCCAAAACGCCATTGATTTTGCTCGACGTCGCCTCCAAGAGCACAATGACCCGGTTATGTGCAGTAAAGAACTTGTGGAGGAGGCTTTGAAAAGAGATAGTGGGGATAATCTGACGGTTGTTGTAGTTTGTTTCCAGCCTAGTCCTCCCCCTAACCTAGTTGCTCCGCGCCCTAGGGTTCAGCGGAGTATTTCTGCTCAAGGTTTGAAGGAGCTCCAAAGCTGTTTGGACATGTTGGAAAAGTAG